A region of Staphylococcus haemolyticus DNA encodes the following proteins:
- a CDS encoding LysR family transcriptional regulator: protein MDPYKVLIEVMKTESFTRAAENLYTSQPSVSRDIKRLELKYNVKIFEFKSPYLKLTRDGEKLLQYALQRESIEQELWQNLTSESEIISGTLTIGSSYTYGEYLLSEQLTRLMQQYPKLHIHLRVNNSDSVINDIKHNRVDIGIVEKEIQDNVIKCKKIIEDEMVYIYKKSVQPRMDICFVREKGSGTRFYQEVGLTELKLNPYLIEINNIKIIKQMVEAGNGFAIISKSAIHPEDYEKLMITTLNVKRHYYLAQHVDKYIDKNIRAVIEMIMK, encoded by the coding sequence ATGGATCCGTATAAGGTATTAATTGAAGTAATGAAAACAGAAAGTTTTACTAGAGCAGCAGAAAATTTATATACTTCGCAGCCTTCTGTGAGTCGTGATATTAAACGTTTAGAATTAAAATATAATGTTAAAATATTTGAATTTAAATCTCCATATTTAAAACTAACTAGAGATGGCGAAAAGCTATTACAATATGCATTGCAACGGGAAAGTATTGAACAAGAATTATGGCAAAACTTAACATCGGAATCTGAAATCATCTCAGGCACCTTAACAATTGGAAGCAGTTATACATATGGTGAATATTTATTATCAGAACAGCTTACCCGTCTTATGCAACAATACCCTAAGTTACATATTCATTTACGTGTTAATAATTCAGATTCTGTTATAAATGATATTAAACACAACAGAGTAGATATAGGTATTGTAGAAAAGGAAATTCAAGACAATGTAATAAAATGTAAGAAAATAATAGAAGATGAAATGGTGTATATTTACAAAAAATCGGTTCAACCTAGAATGGATATATGTTTCGTTAGAGAAAAAGGGTCTGGAACAAGGTTTTATCAGGAAGTAGGTCTTACTGAGTTAAAATTAAATCCATATTTGATAGAAATTAATAATATTAAGATTATCAAACAAATGGTAGAGGCTGGAAATGGGTTTGCGATTATTTCAAAATCAGCAATTCATCCCGAGGATTATGAAAAATTAATGATAACAACTTTAAATGTGAAACGTCACTATTACCTTGCTCAACATGTTGATAAATATATTGATAAAAATATTAGAGCTGTCATTGAAATGATTATGAAGTAG